The following proteins are encoded in a genomic region of Streptococcus cristatus AS 1.3089:
- a CDS encoding PoNe immunity protein domain-containing protein codes for MATETSLQYLQELLGQLQQTNGLDYSDPIISQVVNNLSPMADKVKEIDDQIDESVQKAELEAQKAKELEDKEKERIEKDWRLHHPIQATLRDWRKGLSDSLDGMTEWMKDDPNWAYIKGFGDAAFGILGDATFGAVEFGVDLAQYTHEGLTFGYNSLMGKETPQWMKDDLEGGKNALGEALLNTLGTAYGLVTMIPEVNDLINALDDSTRDGSLMGSILHDARHAKDLKQQPIRDKIKLVGQFSGYESGQAAGEIISEIVSFIGPTKLAKIAGKSKLVSRLSQVPKIEKGLSYIKQARTMLSDNYLSTLARESYGATKDFFRSRLGNLWDDLSYKKFSFAGLDDFRKGDDIGKHTARLYQSTGESAEFQRIRQKLYGEASEQSGRKVSREFSKEASEQLAKHSDEVAKSAKEAAEQAGKKVGREFSKEASEQLAKHGDEVAKGAKEAAEQVGKHTKEEFGEKAVENVSRDLSEPQSRFVGKLRGEDVMFRDKYKNEEYFLERKLFLEKSSREFISLQSTLPLDKKDLLNLYLAGDYRNLSKVLYSIGEDIESVFSCFKDSLSYYGLIYNESSGIFTMIDYLSLAVLFENRKEEFIDDVKILFDKYVQYSEEDESVQDGYIETLALYLLKGEVENFHSHLEYLNMIGNDADSVIEAQKFWYYAHSEASWYDTHKTDDAYYGYWSFDTAALCKMRGIYDERLKDLDFFPYDLLVQNDK; via the coding sequence TTGGCAACGGAGACTAGTCTCCAATATCTGCAAGAATTGCTGGGTCAACTGCAGCAGACAAATGGGCTAGACTATAGCGATCCTATTATCAGCCAAGTAGTGAACAATCTTTCCCCCATGGCGGATAAGGTCAAGGAGATAGATGATCAGATAGATGAGAGTGTCCAGAAAGCCGAGCTAGAGGCACAAAAAGCCAAGGAATTGGAAGACAAGGAAAAGGAGAGGATAGAAAAGGATTGGCGTCTTCACCATCCAATTCAGGCCACGTTGCGAGATTGGCGTAAGGGCCTCTCTGATAGTTTAGACGGAATGACTGAATGGATGAAGGATGATCCGAACTGGGCCTACATCAAAGGTTTTGGGGATGCAGCCTTTGGCATTTTAGGTGATGCAACATTTGGAGCTGTAGAATTTGGTGTTGATCTTGCCCAATACACCCACGAGGGTCTGACGTTTGGTTATAATTCTCTCATGGGGAAAGAAACTCCGCAGTGGATGAAGGATGATCTAGAAGGTGGGAAGAATGCTCTTGGCGAAGCCTTACTAAATACGCTTGGGACTGCTTATGGATTAGTCACAATGATTCCAGAAGTGAATGATTTGATTAATGCCTTAGACGACAGTACTCGCGATGGCAGTCTCATGGGGTCGATTCTACATGATGCCCGTCATGCCAAAGATTTGAAACAGCAACCGATTCGTGATAAAATTAAATTGGTTGGACAGTTTTCGGGTTACGAAAGTGGACAGGCTGCGGGAGAAATCATCAGTGAGATCGTTTCATTTATTGGTCCTACTAAGTTAGCCAAGATAGCCGGCAAGAGCAAGCTGGTAAGCCGATTGTCACAGGTGCCCAAGATTGAAAAGGGTCTATCTTATATAAAACAAGCTCGTACGATGTTGTCTGACAACTATCTGAGTACACTAGCACGGGAGAGCTATGGTGCGACCAAGGACTTCTTTAGAAGTCGTTTGGGGAATCTATGGGATGACTTGAGTTACAAGAAGTTCTCCTTTGCGGGATTGGATGATTTCCGCAAAGGAGATGACATTGGCAAGCATACCGCTCGACTTTACCAGAGTACGGGTGAGAGTGCGGAGTTTCAGCGTATACGCCAGAAACTCTATGGCGAGGCAAGCGAGCAGAGCGGTCGGAAGGTTAGCCGAGAGTTCAGCAAGGAAGCTAGTGAGCAGTTAGCTAAGCATAGTGATGAAGTAGCTAAAAGTGCGAAAGAGGCTGCAGAACAAGCTGGTAAGAAAGTTGGCAGGGAGTTCAGCAAGGAAGCCAGTGAGCAGTTAGCTAAACATGGCGATGAAGTAGCTAAGGGTGCGAAAGAGGCTGCAGAACAAGTTGGTAAACATACCAAGGAAGAGTTTGGTGAGAAAGCAGTTGAAAACGTTTCAAGAGATTTAAGTGAGCCTCAAAGCCGTTTTGTTGGTAAGCTTAGAGGTGAGGATGTTATGTTTAGAGATAAATATAAAAATGAGGAGTATTTTTTAGAAAGAAAGCTTTTTTTAGAAAAGAGTTCCAGAGAATTTATATCCTTACAGTCGACTTTACCATTGGATAAGAAAGATTTATTAAATTTATACCTTGCTGGAGATTACAGAAATCTATCTAAAGTTTTATATTCTATTGGTGAGGATATTGAAAGTGTATTTAGTTGTTTTAAAGATAGTTTGTCTTACTATGGTTTAATATATAACGAAAGTTCAGGTATTTTTACCATGATTGACTACCTGTCTCTAGCGGTTCTTTTTGAAAATCGCAAAGAAGAGTTTATAGATGATGTAAAAATTTTATTTGATAAATATGTACAATATTCTGAGGAAGACGAAAGTGTTCAAGACGGCTACATCGAAACACTTGCCCTATACTTGTTAAAGGGCGAAGTTGAGAATTTCCACTCGCATTTGGAATACCTGAATATGATTGGGAATGATGCGGATAGTGTCATTGAAGCACAGAAGTTCTGGTACTATGCCCACTCAGAAGCATCATGGTATGACACGCATAAGACAGATGATGCCTATTATGGTTACTGGAGTTTTGATACCGCTGCCCTTTGCAAGATGCGTGGTATCTATGATGAACGTCTCAAAGATTTGGATTTCTTCCCATACGACCTATTGGTTCAGAACGATAAATAA
- a CDS encoding T6SS immunity protein Tdi1 domain-containing protein, protein MLDNFIKVADMPQEVIEKYKDQVPAELVQIWQEDGLGTFLDGYLKVINPDDYLELLQDSYFRGDVAFPMFVTAFGDIITWEENAYVGIVQYNIQDLDIICKGLDLFIQFLDNEYITKKFELDLYRQAVAKHGPLPYDQCFGFVPLLALGGFKDVDHMDKVKTLEHIYLMYQLTGGVMDD, encoded by the coding sequence ATGTTAGACAACTTTATAAAAGTGGCAGATATGCCTCAAGAAGTTATTGAAAAATACAAGGATCAGGTTCCAGCTGAGTTAGTTCAAATTTGGCAGGAAGATGGTCTGGGAACCTTTTTAGATGGTTATTTGAAGGTGATTAATCCAGATGACTATCTTGAACTTCTCCAAGATAGCTATTTCAGAGGAGATGTCGCTTTTCCCATGTTTGTAACAGCTTTTGGAGATATTATAACTTGGGAAGAGAATGCCTACGTGGGAATTGTCCAATATAATATTCAAGATTTAGATATTATTTGTAAGGGTCTGGATTTATTCATTCAATTTTTAGATAATGAATATATTACAAAGAAATTTGAACTTGATTTATATAGACAAGCTGTAGCAAAACATGGTCCCCTGCCTTATGACCAATGTTTTGGTTTTGTACCGCTCCTAGCATTAGGAGGTTTTAAAGATGTGGACCATATGGATAAGGTAAAAACCTTGGAGCACATTTACCTCATGTACCAACTGACAGGCGGAGTAATGGATGATTGA
- a CDS encoding PoNe immunity protein domain-containing protein, which yields MFRDKYKDENYFQKKYDFNFKAFERREGKEHKERVLPQYINKYYISQSTYAEKLLRINYALGNSLDEVFKWFKISLRYYQLSYGAFESIYDLMDYLSLAVLFEDRKEEFIEDVEKIFSKYQSFVDSGEQYEDGFIETLALYLLKGEVENFHSHLEYLNMIGNDADSVIEAQKFWYYAHSEASWYDTHKTEDAYYGYWSFDTAALCKMRGIYDERFKDLDFFPYDLLVQER from the coding sequence ATGTTTAGAGACAAATATAAAGATGAAAATTATTTTCAGAAAAAGTATGATTTTAATTTCAAAGCATTTGAAAGGAGAGAAGGGAAAGAACATAAAGAACGTGTTTTACCACAATACATCAATAAATATTATATATCTCAGTCTACTTATGCTGAAAAATTATTACGAATTAATTATGCTCTTGGAAATTCATTAGATGAAGTATTCAAATGGTTCAAGATTAGTTTGAGATACTACCAACTTTCTTATGGAGCTTTTGAAAGTATCTATGACTTGATGGATTACTTATCTCTTGCTGTTCTGTTCGAAGACCGCAAAGAGGAATTTATCGAAGATGTTGAGAAAATCTTCAGTAAGTATCAGTCCTTCGTAGATTCGGGCGAGCAGTATGAGGATGGCTTCATCGAAACACTTGCCCTCTACTTGTTAAAGGGCGAAGTTGAGAATTTCCACTCGCATTTGGAATACCTGAATATGATTGGGAATGATGCAGATAGTGTCATTGAAGCACAGAAGTTCTGGTACTATGCCCACTCAGAAGCATCATGGTATGACACGCATAAGACAGAGGATGCCTATTATGGTTACTGGAGTTTTGATACCGCTGCCCTTTGCAAGATGCGTGGTATCTATGATGAACGTTTCAAAGATTTGGATTTCTTCCCATACGACCTATTGGTTCAGGAAAGATAA